One part of the Drosophila teissieri strain GT53w chromosome 3R, Prin_Dtei_1.1, whole genome shotgun sequence genome encodes these proteins:
- the LOC122619410 gene encoding uncharacterized protein LOC122619410 isoform X1, protein MNSHSLNSFVKVPIDPCNNCPAPVYNRPKLCSFGGRKPLDKAPTSQAEAETPAWRSQMGVRSLAKFYDSIPDYCDVKHLHQAEFYSTLESLRSTSRELRSQAATAPIVEQSASVSSSSVCHGKSKKRPSKGKKKKKPPLVLNPVPPPGILVTPDQQDRCVTHPVVHTPSCLSDEYDKCLRNLSRLKSFKEDFAVEVADFKRSLKSFEAEFRRPKSTSSNGTQTQSNKQSQTQNRCQKSANPVQNTAERAKCRREMLRRCFSVNDLQGISLEVHSKPSKLVQPARSNYFAPSEQEEVPKIHIQSPTTSTKRSSSASTAARGRGRRGRVRKPGPNAKDEKPLPPPYIYELPEESVQRRTPSVSPLHPVSRPNLAATLRAEVSRKKVKDLKKNCTYHDPRPQFDWEVRKTPAWKSLSLNESHKALLSIRLATRKAEQAFQERQYELHMEMMRQRVKSAPLLLEGPTFWGPEVGKLTHTCRSEELRHSCEESRQRRKKKSECPVPDADTKLQQLRKIYGSEKSSSRQSQRSKRSGRRPQGLTTDTPSHDSGDDLCSVDRAFL, encoded by the exons ATGAACTCGCACAGTCTGAATTCCTTTGTAAAAGTGCCCATCGATCCGTGCAATAACTGTCCGGCGCCGGTATACAATCGCCCCAAGCTTTGCTCCTTTGGTGGAAGGAAGCCGCTTGACAAGGCTCCCACTTCACAGGCGGAGGCAGAAACTCCTGCTTGGAGAAGCCAGATGGGGGTCAGATCACTAGCTAAATTCTACGACAGTATACCTG ACTACTGTGATGTTAAGCACCTGCACCAAGCAGAGTTCTACTCAACTCTGGAGAGCCTGCGAAGCACCAGCCGAGAACTGCGATCTCAGGCAGCAACTGCTCCAATTGTAGAGCAAAGTGCTAGTGTCAGCAGCAGTTCTGTCTGTCATGGAAAGTCTAAAAAGCGGCCTTCCAaggggaaaaagaaaaaaaaacctccTTTGGTGCTGAATCCTGTTCCTCCGCCAGGAATTTTAGTGACCCCCGATCAACAGGATAGATGCGTTACGCACCCAGTTGTGCATACTCCCAGTTGTCTAAGCGATGAGTACGACAAGTGCCTTAGGAACTTGAGTCGCCTAAAAAGCTTTAAAGAAGATTTTGCTGTGGAGGTTGCAGATTTCAAGAGGTCCCTAAAGAGCTTTGAAGCGGAGTTTCGCAGGCCAAAGTCCACAAGCAGCAATGGGACTCAAACACAATCCAACAAGCAGAGTCAGACACAAAACCGCTGTCAGAAATCTGCCAATCCTGTCCAGAACACGGCAGAACGGGCGAAGTGCCGGAGGGAAATGTTACGCAGGTGCTTCAGTGTCAACGATCTTCAAGGAATTAGCTTAGAGGTTCACTCGAAGCCTTCCAAACTAGTTCAGCCTGCGCGAAGCAACTACTTTGCACCCAGTGAGCAGGAGGAAGTTCCCAAGATACATATTCAATCGCCCACCACCTCAACGAAGCGAAGTAGTAGTGCTTCCACCGCAGCAAGAGGTCGAGGAAGACGCGGCAGAGTAAGGAAACCAGGGCCTAACGCAAAGGATGAGAAACCACTACCTCCGCCGTACATCTATGAGTTGCCAGAGGAATCGGTCCAGAGAAGAACGCCCAGTGTGTCACCGCTGCACCCAGTATCTCGACCTAATCTAGCGGCAACTTTGAGGGCTGAAGTTTCTAGGAAAAAGGTTAAGGACCTGAAAAAAAACTGCACATATCATGATCCTCGTCCGCAATTCGATTGGGAGGTGAGAAAAACGCCTGCTTGGAAATCGCTGTCCTTGAA CGAATCTCACAAAGCTTTGTTATCCATCCGGCTGGCCACCCGGAAGGCAGAGCAGGCTTTTCAGGAGCGCCAGTATGAACTACATATGGAAATGATGCGCCAACGGGTAAAATCCGCTCCGCTTCTTCTTGAAGGTCCCACGTTCTGGGGCCCGGAAGTGGGCAAGCTCACCCACACCTGCCGGAGTGAGGAATTGCGTCATTCCTGTGAGGAAAGCCGGCAACGTAGAAAGAAAAAGTCCGAGTGTCCAGTTCCTGATGCGGATActaagctgcagcagctgcgcaAGATCTATGGTTCAGAAAAGTCTTCTTCGAGGCAGTCTCAAAGAAGCAAGCGGTCCGGACGACGGCCGCAGGGGCTGACGACCGACACGCCCAGCCATGATAGCGGTGACGACCTGTGCAGCGTAGATCGAGCTTTCCTCTAG
- the LOC122619410 gene encoding uncharacterized protein LOC122619410 isoform X2, which produces MANVYYCDVKHLHQAEFYSTLESLRSTSRELRSQAATAPIVEQSASVSSSSVCHGKSKKRPSKGKKKKKPPLVLNPVPPPGILVTPDQQDRCVTHPVVHTPSCLSDEYDKCLRNLSRLKSFKEDFAVEVADFKRSLKSFEAEFRRPKSTSSNGTQTQSNKQSQTQNRCQKSANPVQNTAERAKCRREMLRRCFSVNDLQGISLEVHSKPSKLVQPARSNYFAPSEQEEVPKIHIQSPTTSTKRSSSASTAARGRGRRGRVRKPGPNAKDEKPLPPPYIYELPEESVQRRTPSVSPLHPVSRPNLAATLRAEVSRKKVKDLKKNCTYHDPRPQFDWEVRKTPAWKSLSLNESHKALLSIRLATRKAEQAFQERQYELHMEMMRQRVKSAPLLLEGPTFWGPEVGKLTHTCRSEELRHSCEESRQRRKKKSECPVPDADTKLQQLRKIYGSEKSSSRQSQRSKRSGRRPQGLTTDTPSHDSGDDLCSVDRAFL; this is translated from the exons ACTACTGTGATGTTAAGCACCTGCACCAAGCAGAGTTCTACTCAACTCTGGAGAGCCTGCGAAGCACCAGCCGAGAACTGCGATCTCAGGCAGCAACTGCTCCAATTGTAGAGCAAAGTGCTAGTGTCAGCAGCAGTTCTGTCTGTCATGGAAAGTCTAAAAAGCGGCCTTCCAaggggaaaaagaaaaaaaaacctccTTTGGTGCTGAATCCTGTTCCTCCGCCAGGAATTTTAGTGACCCCCGATCAACAGGATAGATGCGTTACGCACCCAGTTGTGCATACTCCCAGTTGTCTAAGCGATGAGTACGACAAGTGCCTTAGGAACTTGAGTCGCCTAAAAAGCTTTAAAGAAGATTTTGCTGTGGAGGTTGCAGATTTCAAGAGGTCCCTAAAGAGCTTTGAAGCGGAGTTTCGCAGGCCAAAGTCCACAAGCAGCAATGGGACTCAAACACAATCCAACAAGCAGAGTCAGACACAAAACCGCTGTCAGAAATCTGCCAATCCTGTCCAGAACACGGCAGAACGGGCGAAGTGCCGGAGGGAAATGTTACGCAGGTGCTTCAGTGTCAACGATCTTCAAGGAATTAGCTTAGAGGTTCACTCGAAGCCTTCCAAACTAGTTCAGCCTGCGCGAAGCAACTACTTTGCACCCAGTGAGCAGGAGGAAGTTCCCAAGATACATATTCAATCGCCCACCACCTCAACGAAGCGAAGTAGTAGTGCTTCCACCGCAGCAAGAGGTCGAGGAAGACGCGGCAGAGTAAGGAAACCAGGGCCTAACGCAAAGGATGAGAAACCACTACCTCCGCCGTACATCTATGAGTTGCCAGAGGAATCGGTCCAGAGAAGAACGCCCAGTGTGTCACCGCTGCACCCAGTATCTCGACCTAATCTAGCGGCAACTTTGAGGGCTGAAGTTTCTAGGAAAAAGGTTAAGGACCTGAAAAAAAACTGCACATATCATGATCCTCGTCCGCAATTCGATTGGGAGGTGAGAAAAACGCCTGCTTGGAAATCGCTGTCCTTGAA CGAATCTCACAAAGCTTTGTTATCCATCCGGCTGGCCACCCGGAAGGCAGAGCAGGCTTTTCAGGAGCGCCAGTATGAACTACATATGGAAATGATGCGCCAACGGGTAAAATCCGCTCCGCTTCTTCTTGAAGGTCCCACGTTCTGGGGCCCGGAAGTGGGCAAGCTCACCCACACCTGCCGGAGTGAGGAATTGCGTCATTCCTGTGAGGAAAGCCGGCAACGTAGAAAGAAAAAGTCCGAGTGTCCAGTTCCTGATGCGGATActaagctgcagcagctgcgcaAGATCTATGGTTCAGAAAAGTCTTCTTCGAGGCAGTCTCAAAGAAGCAAGCGGTCCGGACGACGGCCGCAGGGGCTGACGACCGACACGCCCAGCCATGATAGCGGTGACGACCTGTGCAGCGTAGATCGAGCTTTCCTCTAG
- the LOC122619412 gene encoding enolase-phosphatase E1 isoform X2, with translation MYHLYYQTQTDAVLENQLVPGNVIPLIRAMASNERVAKVVLVDIEGTTTSISFVHDVLFPYAKQNVEKFLRDSWKVDDIQHIVQDMQQLPQFAEYKVLLRAPPAEVDVELIAGFVRYLIDQDLKVTPMKTLQGLIWAQGYINGELKGHVYEDVPAAFEAWRAAGLQIAVYSSGSVAAQKLIFGHSLVGNLQPHLSAYFDTHVGHKQERQSYENIANLLKEDPKQILFLTDIPGEAAAARSAGFQAIILQRPGNAALADDQKASFELIPDFKPLQNLKLPINKYQA, from the exons ATGTACCATCTTTATTATCAGACACAAACAGATGCTGTGCTGGAAAATCAACTGGTTCCGGGTAACGTAATCCCACTGATAAGAGCAATGGCATCCAATGAACGAGTGGCCAAAGTGGTACTGGTGGACATCGAGGGCACCACCACTTCGATTAGCTTTGTGCACGATGTCCTGTTTCCCTACGCCAAGCAGAATGTGGAAAAGTTCCTAAGGGATTCCTGGAAGGTAGATGATATACAGCATATTGTCCAGGATATGCAGCAACTGCCCCAGTTTGCGGAATACAAGGTCCTGTTAAGAGCTCCACCCGCTGAAGTGGATGTTGAACTGATTGCAGGCTTTGTGCGCTATCTAATTGATCAGGACCTGAAGGTCACGCCAATGAAAACGCTTCAGGGCTTAATTTGGGCGCAGGGCTACATTAATGGAGAGTTGAAGGGCCA TGTATACGAAGATGTCCCCGCAGCTTTTGAGGCCTGGCGTGCTGCTGGTCTCCAGATTGCCGTCTACTCCAGTGGCAGTGTGGCTGCCCAAAAGCTGATATTCGGACATAGTTTAGTGGGGAACCTGCAGCCGCACTTGAGTGCTTATTTCGACACCCATGTGGGCCACAAACAGGAACGACAATCCTATGAAAACATTGCCAACCTATTAAAGGAGGACCCGAAACAGATTCTATTTCTCACGGATATTCCAGGAG AAGCGGCTGCCGCTCGCTCTGCGGGATTCCAAGCCATCATTCTGCAGCGTCCTGGAAACGCCGCCTTAGCGGACGATCAAAAAGCTAGTTTCGAATTGATTCCGGACTTTAAACCACTTCAAAATCTGAAACTGCCTATCAATAAATACCAGGCTTAG
- the LOC122619412 gene encoding enolase-phosphatase E1 isoform X1 yields the protein MASNERVAKVVLVDIEGTTTSISFVHDVLFPYAKQNVEKFLRDSWKVDDIQHIVQDMQQLPQFAEYKVLLRAPPAEVDVELIAGFVRYLIDQDLKVTPMKTLQGLIWAQGYINGELKGHVYEDVPAAFEAWRAAGLQIAVYSSGSVAAQKLIFGHSLVGNLQPHLSAYFDTHVGHKQERQSYENIANLLKEDPKQILFLTDIPGEAAAARSAGFQAIILQRPGNAALADDQKASFELIPDFKPLQNLKLPINKYQA from the exons ATGGCATCCAATGAACGAGTGGCCAAAGTGGTACTGGTGGACATCGAGGGCACCACCACTTCGATTAGCTTTGTGCACGATGTCCTGTTTCCCTACGCCAAGCAGAATGTGGAAAAGTTCCTAAGGGATTCCTGGAAGGTAGATGATATACAGCATATTGTCCAGGATATGCAGCAACTGCCCCAGTTTGCGGAATACAAGGTCCTGTTAAGAGCTCCACCCGCTGAAGTGGATGTTGAACTGATTGCAGGCTTTGTGCGCTATCTAATTGATCAGGACCTGAAGGTCACGCCAATGAAAACGCTTCAGGGCTTAATTTGGGCGCAGGGCTACATTAATGGAGAGTTGAAGGGCCA TGTATACGAAGATGTCCCCGCAGCTTTTGAGGCCTGGCGTGCTGCTGGTCTCCAGATTGCCGTCTACTCCAGTGGCAGTGTGGCTGCCCAAAAGCTGATATTCGGACATAGTTTAGTGGGGAACCTGCAGCCGCACTTGAGTGCTTATTTCGACACCCATGTGGGCCACAAACAGGAACGACAATCCTATGAAAACATTGCCAACCTATTAAAGGAGGACCCGAAACAGATTCTATTTCTCACGGATATTCCAGGAG AAGCGGCTGCCGCTCGCTCTGCGGGATTCCAAGCCATCATTCTGCAGCGTCCTGGAAACGCCGCCTTAGCGGACGATCAAAAAGCTAGTTTCGAATTGATTCCGGACTTTAAACCACTTCAAAATCTGAAACTGCCTATCAATAAATACCAGGCTTAG